A genomic segment from Treponema sp. Marseille-Q3903 encodes:
- the polA gene encoding DNA polymerase I: MDFDNKTVYILDSYGLIFRCYFAFINRPLTNSKGENISALFGFFRNLHYIFQHYKPAYLIAAMDSKTKTFRHQMYSEYKATRNKTPDDLHAQIPWISEILKALGVPVIQCDGYEADDIIATVAKKCQEQGRSCRILSGDKDLMQLVTETTQILKPESGANTWKVTGIEGVQAEWGVKPAQLLDLLSLYGDSADNIPGVHGVGIKTAAKLIEDYGTLDGIYAHIDEIKGAMQKKLIDGKENAYFSQKLVRLCDQVPCSEIDALINSKEFKYDYNAAAKLLKDFEAFVVSKSYAEIAIGENDDFAIKSEERGSKTAHEQPKIESEHKFLEIHQNDTSGYKALTELTELKKYVDEAIKSGTVAYDSETDSLDTLNCNLIGFSLCYQKGKAVYVPIQQKSGDLFTQANHNYIEEKDALDELIRLFGTENIKIIMHNAKFDIKVLATRAKKLQKTVNIAKDSLADTMILAWLINPERLGKNGYSLEYLGETVLGLRGIEYSDIVQKGQTFAQVPLESAYKYAAEDADFTFQLYEKLNELKKSNSHIEELFKLEMKILPILTKMELTGIHLDTATLHAYNKELSQGISDAEKAIYKEVGHEFNIASPKQLQTVLFEERGLKPGKKTKTGYSTDTSVLEELAYSDTVPKMILEYREMAKLQSTYVETLPKLTDCYGRIHTDFVQTGTATGRLSCRDPNLQNIPVRNDAGRRIRSAFTAPEGKVLISADYSQIELVVLAHLSGDKNMCQSFKDGTDVHKSTAALIYGVPAEQVTPDMRRTAKTINFGVIYGMSAFRLANDLGISRTQANQFIESYFRMYSSVNDFINSTVQKAEQTGYVKTILGRRRPIMNINSRNKVEKSAAERIAVNTPVQGSAADIVKLAMINVSEALSQSKSQAKLLLQVHDELIFECPDDKPTIEKTISLIKDKMENAIKLSVPLRVSIEYGKNWGEFH, translated from the coding sequence ATGGATTTTGACAATAAAACAGTTTATATTCTTGACAGCTACGGACTGATTTTCCGCTGCTACTTTGCTTTTATAAATCGCCCGCTGACTAACTCAAAAGGCGAAAATATCTCTGCGCTTTTTGGATTTTTTAGAAACCTTCATTATATTTTTCAGCATTACAAACCGGCGTATCTTATTGCAGCGATGGACAGCAAAACTAAAACCTTCCGTCATCAAATGTACTCCGAATACAAAGCTACAAGAAATAAAACTCCTGATGATTTGCACGCTCAGATTCCGTGGATTTCTGAAATTTTAAAAGCGCTCGGAGTTCCTGTGATTCAGTGTGACGGTTACGAGGCCGACGACATAATTGCAACTGTTGCAAAAAAATGTCAGGAACAAGGAAGATCATGCCGCATTCTATCCGGCGATAAAGATCTCATGCAGCTTGTAACGGAGACGACTCAAATTCTGAAACCAGAATCGGGAGCAAACACGTGGAAAGTTACAGGAATTGAAGGCGTTCAAGCTGAATGGGGAGTTAAACCTGCTCAACTTTTAGACTTGCTCTCTCTTTATGGGGATTCCGCAGACAACATTCCTGGAGTTCACGGAGTTGGTATAAAAACTGCGGCTAAGCTGATTGAAGATTACGGCACTCTCGACGGCATATACGCTCATATCGATGAAATTAAAGGCGCAATGCAAAAAAAACTTATCGATGGAAAAGAAAATGCATATTTCAGCCAAAAGCTTGTCAGGCTTTGCGATCAGGTGCCCTGTTCAGAAATTGACGCTCTTATAAATTCAAAAGAATTTAAATACGATTATAACGCAGCCGCAAAACTTCTAAAAGATTTTGAAGCTTTCGTCGTTTCAAAAAGCTATGCGGAGATTGCTATCGGTGAAAATGATGATTTTGCAATAAAATCGGAAGAAAGGGGGTCTAAAACGGCGCACGAACAGCCGAAAATCGAAAGCGAGCACAAATTTCTTGAAATTCATCAGAACGACACATCGGGATACAAAGCGCTCACAGAACTCACCGAACTTAAAAAATATGTTGACGAAGCGATAAAATCAGGCACAGTTGCGTATGACTCTGAAACGGACAGCCTTGACACTCTCAACTGCAATTTAATCGGTTTTAGTCTTTGTTATCAAAAAGGAAAAGCAGTTTACGTTCCGATTCAGCAGAAATCAGGCGACTTGTTCACACAGGCAAATCATAACTATATAGAAGAAAAAGACGCATTAGATGAGCTCATCAGATTGTTCGGCACTGAAAATATAAAAATCATAATGCACAACGCCAAATTCGATATAAAAGTCCTGGCGACACGCGCAAAAAAATTGCAAAAAACTGTAAATATCGCAAAAGATTCTCTAGCCGACACAATGATTCTCGCATGGCTTATAAATCCCGAACGTCTTGGCAAAAACGGTTATTCTCTCGAATATCTTGGCGAGACAGTCCTTGGCTTGAGGGGAATAGAATATTCAGATATTGTTCAAAAAGGGCAGACATTTGCGCAAGTTCCTCTTGAGTCTGCGTACAAATACGCCGCGGAAGATGCCGATTTTACATTTCAGCTTTACGAAAAACTAAACGAGCTGAAAAAAAGCAATTCTCATATAGAAGAACTTTTTAAACTCGAAATGAAGATTCTCCCGATTTTGACAAAAATGGAATTAACCGGCATTCACCTTGACACTGCGACTCTTCACGCATACAACAAAGAGCTGTCGCAGGGAATTTCTGATGCCGAAAAAGCAATCTACAAAGAAGTCGGTCACGAGTTCAATATCGCATCTCCAAAACAACTTCAGACTGTTTTGTTTGAAGAGCGAGGTCTAAAGCCAGGCAAAAAGACAAAAACCGGTTACTCAACAGACACTTCTGTACTCGAAGAGTTGGCATATTCAGATACTGTTCCGAAAATGATTCTTGAATATCGCGAGATGGCAAAGCTCCAGTCAACTTATGTTGAAACTCTTCCAAAACTCACAGACTGCTACGGACGTATTCATACAGACTTTGTTCAAACAGGCACTGCGACAGGCAGGCTTTCATGCCGCGACCCGAACCTTCAAAATATTCCGGTGAGAAACGACGCCGGTCGCCGCATCAGGAGCGCTTTTACAGCCCCAGAAGGAAAGGTTTTAATTTCCGCAGATTATTCACAGATTGAACTTGTTGTGCTCGCCCACTTAAGCGGTGATAAAAATATGTGCCAATCATTCAAAGATGGAACAGATGTTCATAAATCAACTGCTGCACTGATTTACGGAGTTCCGGCGGAACAAGTTACGCCTGATATGCGGCGCACTGCAAAAACAATCAATTTCGGTGTAATTTATGGAATGAGCGCTTTTAGGCTTGCAAACGACCTCGGAATAAGCAGAACACAAGCGAATCAGTTTATCGAAAGTTACTTCAGGATGTACTCCAGCGTAAACGATTTTATAAACAGCACTGTGCAAAAAGCGGAACAAACTGGGTATGTAAAAACAATTCTCGGTCGCCGCCGTCCAATCATGAATATAAACAGCAGGAACAAAGTTGAAAAATCGGCTGCCGAACGAATTGCTGTAAACACTCCTGTTCAAGGAAGCGCCGCAGACATTGTAAAACTCGCAATGATAAACGTTTCAGAAGCACTCTCCCAATCAAAGTCGCAGGCTAAACTTTTGCTGCAAGTTCACGATGAACTTATATTTGAATGCCCTGACGATAAACCGACGATTGAAAAAACAATTTCCCTCATCAAGGACAAGATGGAAAACGCTATAAAACTTTCTGTGCCGCTTAGGGTGAGCATTGAATACGGAAAAAACTGGGGTGAATTTCATTGA
- a CDS encoding SPOR domain-containing protein, translating into MEQKKTLWIIAAAGAFLLVVLGVPAIIYNPSRNPTPAYTSISPVEKRNTNSGWTNSAEQVPVAPPQAEKVSDLVVLADNATVLSKSPITTAETDSATNSGTTIDLNALKSELTNEVSKPQNINITVNIPETNSATVKRSTETSENNKAIKDTKDVYVKSEPVKVQKAETKSTAKTATKNPAVKSASPDTTKTPEKKITQFWVQVAAYSNKKGAEAARSALDANKIPSDIFTYRDNKDKLFYRVRVGPYTTKSEAEYWRTRIYAISEFAKAESYITSTVK; encoded by the coding sequence ATGGAACAGAAAAAAACTTTATGGATTATCGCCGCTGCAGGTGCTTTTTTATTAGTTGTTTTAGGTGTACCGGCTATCATTTACAACCCTTCAAGAAATCCGACACCTGCATATACAAGCATTTCTCCTGTAGAAAAAAGAAATACTAACAGCGGTTGGACAAATAGTGCTGAACAAGTGCCTGTTGCTCCTCCTCAGGCAGAAAAAGTAAGCGACCTCGTAGTTCTTGCCGATAACGCAACAGTTTTAAGTAAATCTCCTATCACAACTGCGGAAACTGACTCTGCAACAAACAGCGGAACGACGATTGACTTAAATGCTCTTAAAAGTGAATTGACAAACGAAGTTTCAAAACCGCAGAATATCAACATCACTGTAAATATCCCAGAGACGAATTCAGCGACAGTAAAAAGATCTACAGAGACATCGGAAAATAATAAGGCGATTAAAGACACAAAAGACGTATATGTAAAATCAGAACCTGTAAAAGTTCAAAAAGCAGAAACGAAAAGCACAGCGAAGACTGCAACAAAAAACCCGGCAGTAAAATCTGCCAGTCCAGATACGACAAAAACTCCTGAAAAGAAAATCACTCAGTTTTGGGTGCAAGTTGCCGCTTACAGCAATAAAAAAGGTGCGGAAGCAGCTCGTTCAGCTTTAGATGCAAATAAAATTCCGTCAGATATATTTACGTATCGAGACAACAAAGACAAACTTTTTTACCGTGTCCGCGTCGGTCCATACACTACAAAAAGTGAAGCTGAATACTGGCGAACAAGAATCTATGCGATTTCCGAATTTGCAAAAGCCGAAAGCTACATCACAAGCACGGTAAAATAA
- the fusA gene encoding elongation factor G, with translation MALDISKVRNIGISAHIDSGKTTTSERILFYCNKIHTIHEVRGKDGVGAVMDNMELERERGITIQSAATQVQWKDYTINLIDTPGHVDFTVEVERSLRVLDGAIMILCAVAGVQSQSITVDRQLKRYHVPRVAFVNKCDRQGANPLRVCGQLRDKLGLNAHMMELPIGLEDKLEGVVDLVGMKAIYFDGQSGEDLRIAEIPAHLVDDAKKYRQEMIEEACNFDDALMEKVLNGDEPTEAEIISALRKGTLAEQYVGVFLGSAHVNKGIQPLLDAVVRYLPSPDEINNVALDLDNNEAEVKLKSDDTLPTVALAFKLDDGQYGQLTYTRVYQGKIKKGEELYNTRTRKKFKVGRLVRMNSAQMEDISEGCAGDIVALFGVDCASGDTFVDSGINYSMASMYVPAPVISLSITPKDKQAAMQMSKALNRFTKEDPTFQTYTDAESGETIIKGMGELHLAVYVERMKREYNCEVTTGAPQVAYRESITGHGDFNYTHKKQTGGSGQYGRVAGFMEPDSDKDYEFIDAIKGGAIPNEYIPSCDKGFQKAMKEGSLIGAPIVGVKITINDGQYHPVDSNDNAFQIAAIGAFREGYMKANPVILEPIMKVQMTAPTEFQGNLFGLINQRRGVIIDTTDENNTSTVNAEVPLSEMFGFSTILRSSTQGKGEFTMEFEKYGKVPNAVSDELQKKYKEEKAAGKK, from the coding sequence ATGGCTTTGGATATTTCAAAAGTAAGAAATATCGGTATCAGTGCCCACATTGACTCAGGAAAAACAACAACTTCAGAACGTATCTTATTTTATTGTAATAAGATTCATACAATTCATGAAGTTCGTGGTAAAGATGGTGTTGGTGCTGTTATGGATAACATGGAACTGGAGCGTGAACGTGGTATTACAATCCAGTCGGCAGCTACACAAGTTCAGTGGAAAGACTACACTATCAACCTTATCGACACACCGGGTCACGTTGACTTCACTGTAGAAGTTGAACGCTCACTGCGCGTACTTGATGGTGCTATTATGATTCTTTGTGCTGTTGCAGGCGTTCAGTCGCAGTCAATTACTGTAGACCGCCAGCTTAAACGTTACCATGTACCACGTGTAGCATTCGTAAATAAGTGTGACCGTCAGGGAGCTAATCCTCTACGTGTTTGCGGACAGCTTCGCGATAAACTCGGTCTCAATGCACACATGATGGAACTGCCAATCGGACTCGAAGACAAACTTGAAGGTGTTGTTGACCTTGTTGGAATGAAAGCTATTTATTTTGACGGACAGAGCGGAGAAGATCTCCGTATCGCAGAAATTCCGGCTCATTTAGTTGATGATGCTAAAAAATATCGTCAGGAAATGATTGAAGAAGCTTGTAACTTTGACGACGCTTTGATGGAAAAAGTTCTCAATGGTGATGAACCGACTGAGGCAGAAATCATCTCTGCTCTCCGAAAAGGTACACTCGCTGAGCAGTACGTTGGTGTATTCCTCGGTTCTGCACACGTAAACAAAGGAATTCAGCCGTTGCTCGATGCTGTTGTTCGCTATCTTCCATCTCCTGATGAAATAAACAACGTTGCTTTAGACCTCGACAACAACGAAGCTGAAGTAAAACTTAAGTCTGATGACACGCTTCCAACTGTTGCCTTAGCATTTAAGCTTGACGACGGACAATACGGACAGTTGACATACACTCGCGTTTATCAAGGAAAAATCAAAAAAGGCGAAGAGCTCTACAACACTCGTACACGCAAAAAATTCAAGGTTGGACGACTTGTCCGCATGAACTCTGCTCAAATGGAAGATATCAGTGAAGGCTGTGCCGGTGATATCGTGGCTTTGTTCGGAGTTGATTGTGCTTCCGGCGATACATTCGTAGACAGCGGAATCAACTACTCTATGGCTTCTATGTACGTTCCTGCTCCTGTAATCTCTTTGTCTATCACACCAAAAGATAAACAAGCTGCTATGCAGATGTCTAAAGCTCTCAACCGCTTTACAAAAGAAGATCCTACATTCCAAACTTATACAGATGCAGAATCCGGTGAAACAATCATCAAAGGTATGGGTGAATTGCACCTTGCAGTATATGTTGAACGAATGAAGCGCGAATACAACTGTGAAGTTACGACAGGCGCTCCTCAGGTTGCTTACCGTGAATCTATCACAGGACACGGCGACTTCAACTACACTCATAAGAAGCAGACTGGTGGTTCCGGTCAGTACGGTCGTGTTGCAGGATTTATGGAACCTGATTCAGACAAAGACTACGAATTTATAGACGCAATCAAAGGTGGTGCTATTCCTAATGAATATATCCCTTCTTGTGATAAAGGGTTCCAAAAAGCTATGAAAGAAGGCTCTCTGATTGGAGCTCCTATCGTAGGTGTAAAAATAACAATCAATGATGGACAGTATCACCCGGTTGACTCAAATGATAACGCATTCCAGATTGCAGCTATCGGAGCTTTCCGTGAAGGTTACATGAAAGCTAATCCTGTTATTCTCGAACCGATCATGAAAGTTCAGATGACTGCTCCTACTGAATTCCAGGGAAACTTGTTTGGTCTTATCAACCAGCGTCGTGGTGTAATCATTGATACGACTGATGAAAACAACACTTCAACGGTAAATGCCGAAGTTCCTCTTTCTGAAATGTTTGGGTTCTCAACTATTCTCCGTTCTTCAACTCAGGGTAAGGGCGAATTCACTATGGAATTTGAAAAATACGGTAAAGTTCCAAATGCTGTATCAGATGAACTCCAGAAGAAATACAAAGAAGAAAAGGCAGCAGGTAAAAAATAA
- a CDS encoding Txe/YoeB family addiction module toxin produces MVKVWSDIAWKDYCELFNKHQQKLIKSTHDLIKDIERNGIDKGKGQPEPLKHELSGYWSRRIDTVNRLVYKVEDNKLYIVQCGTHYHQ; encoded by the coding sequence ATGGTAAAAGTTTGGTCTGATATTGCATGGAAAGATTATTGCGAACTTTTTAACAAGCACCAACAAAAATTGATAAAAAGCACGCATGATTTAATTAAAGATATTGAAAGAAATGGTATCGACAAGGGAAAAGGACAACCTGAACCATTAAAGCATGAATTATCAGGGTATTGGAGCAGAAGAATAGATACGGTAAATAGACTTGTATATAAAGTTGAAGATAATAAATTGTATATTGTTCAGTGCGGTACACATTATCATCAATAA
- a CDS encoding AAA family ATPase — protein MESNDLQKVHSESTLKSVRQRIKKLLDFLNTGLYEKEEAIRLALLSAVAGESIFFLGPPGTAKSMISSRIHHAFKEGTKYFEYLMNEFSTPDEIFGSVKLKGLDEGIYEKNTNGYLPEANIAFLDEIWKSGPAILNTLLTIINEKKFRNGNNVEKVPLQILLAASNELPKEKAGLEALYDRFIIRTMVNPVSLENEKSFFDLCEKSGKELVIPENMRSSFLTIEELQTWSEKINGIILTDKIKDVITEIRRELEVKNHEKNREEKEKFYVSDRRWKKIIHLLKTSAFLCDRTEVDLMDMQLITYCIWNTPKQREEVKSIVKEIVQAHGLECTTAIDDIEEQIKIFKNDVDSTWYKKLKQTTHEEPVEKRIGNRNFYAAEIDKQNIAFISKELIDNDYYAQNYQRRYYYDVNDPNLRNERTIDYYEDIDKNFIMKNRNYPNNSIKIKTNTVIDQKEGIVKDDVIFNNNVAYTATKEKFDLEKYAPIANSIEKELSSLQDFRAEIEKPYNENLFAQQSFKEIITSKIEDEKKKLEDLKLELAKQKNRYEK, from the coding sequence ATGGAATCTAATGATTTACAAAAAGTGCATTCCGAATCAACATTAAAATCGGTTCGGCAAAGAATAAAAAAGCTCCTTGATTTTCTTAATACAGGTCTTTATGAAAAAGAAGAAGCTATTCGTCTTGCATTGCTTAGTGCAGTTGCCGGCGAAAGTATCTTTTTTCTCGGTCCTCCGGGAACCGCAAAGAGTATGATTAGCTCAAGAATTCATCACGCATTTAAAGAAGGAACAAAATATTTTGAATATTTGATGAACGAATTTTCAACTCCAGACGAGATTTTCGGTTCGGTAAAACTCAAAGGTCTCGACGAAGGCATTTACGAAAAGAACACGAACGGATATTTACCGGAGGCTAATATTGCATTTCTTGACGAGATTTGGAAAAGCGGACCTGCAATCTTAAACACTCTCTTAACGATTATAAATGAAAAGAAATTCCGTAATGGAAACAACGTCGAGAAAGTTCCGCTACAGATTTTGCTTGCAGCATCGAATGAACTGCCGAAAGAAAAGGCAGGCCTTGAAGCGCTTTACGATAGATTTATTATTCGCACTATGGTAAATCCGGTTTCTTTAGAAAATGAGAAATCTTTTTTTGACTTGTGTGAAAAATCGGGGAAAGAACTTGTTATTCCCGAAAATATGAGGTCTAGTTTTTTAACAATTGAAGAACTGCAAACTTGGTCTGAAAAAATCAATGGCATAATTCTTACCGATAAAATAAAAGATGTGATCACGGAAATCCGTCGTGAACTTGAAGTAAAGAATCATGAAAAGAATCGCGAAGAAAAAGAAAAATTTTATGTTTCTGATCGAAGATGGAAAAAAATAATTCATCTTCTTAAAACATCGGCATTCCTGTGTGATCGCACGGAAGTTGACTTGATGGATATGCAACTTATTACCTACTGTATTTGGAATACACCAAAACAACGAGAAGAGGTGAAGTCGATTGTAAAAGAAATCGTACAGGCACACGGTTTGGAATGTACGACTGCTATTGATGATATTGAAGAACAGATAAAAATTTTTAAGAATGATGTTGATTCTACTTGGTATAAGAAACTTAAGCAGACTACACATGAAGAACCTGTTGAAAAAAGAATCGGAAATAGGAATTTTTATGCAGCAGAAATAGACAAACAAAATATTGCTTTTATATCGAAGGAGTTAATTGATAATGACTATTATGCACAAAATTATCAACGACGTTATTATTATGATGTAAATGATCCAAATTTAAGGAATGAAAGGACTATTGATTATTACGAAGACATTGATAAAAACTTTATTATGAAGAATAGAAATTATCCAAATAACTCGATAAAAATAAAAACAAATACCGTTATTGATCAAAAAGAGGGGATTGTAAAAGATGATGTTATCTTCAATAATAATGTTGCATATACCGCCACAAAAGAAAAGTTTGATTTGGAAAAATATGCTCCGATTGCCAATTCTATTGAAAAGGAACTAAGCTCTTTGCAAGATTTTCGGGCAGAGATCGAAAAACCTTACAATGAAAACCTTTTTGCTCAGCAATCGTTTAAAGAAATTATTACTTCAAAAATTGAAGACGAAAAGAAAAAACTTGAAGATTTAAAACTTGAATTGGCTAAGCAGAAGAATCGTTATGAAAAATAA
- a CDS encoding type II toxin-antitoxin system RelB/DinJ family antitoxin, whose amino-acid sequence MTTISAKITNDDKITFERICDSMGINISSAINSFVKATIRENGLPFALKASEDPYIYSEENMRYLRKSINQIETGRCQIHELKEL is encoded by the coding sequence ATGACTACAATATCGGCAAAAATTACAAATGATGATAAAATAACTTTTGAGCGAATATGTGATTCTATGGGAATCAATATTTCTTCGGCTATAAATTCTTTTGTAAAGGCTACAATTCGAGAAAACGGACTGCCCTTTGCGCTGAAAGCATCCGAAGATCCGTATATTTATTCAGAAGAAAATATGAGATATTTGCGTAAAAGCATAAATCAGATTGAAACCGGGAGATGTCAAATCCATGAATTGAAGGAACTCTAG
- the coaE gene encoding dephospho-CoA kinase (Dephospho-CoA kinase (CoaE) performs the final step in coenzyme A biosynthesis.): protein MNEKLLKKIENVNKELIKSHSVIAITGQIASGKNFVCSQFEKFGWNCVDADSLTHEAINIAAPKIIEEFKRYEEQFNVKITNEDGSINRRAIGNIVFARPELLAKQEEIVYPIITKMAEDFISAHGKVIINATVLYKTPILLDRCQAIVYIKSPVFKRIFRIRRRDNLPYNQIFKRLKSQRNLLSKYKITGKQIIVIKN, encoded by the coding sequence ATGAACGAAAAGCTGCTGAAAAAAATTGAAAATGTAAACAAAGAGCTCATCAAATCTCACTCGGTGATTGCAATAACTGGACAGATTGCTTCGGGGAAGAACTTCGTCTGTTCCCAATTTGAAAAATTCGGCTGGAATTGTGTAGATGCGGACTCTCTTACCCACGAAGCAATAAATATTGCAGCTCCAAAAATCATAGAAGAATTTAAGCGATACGAAGAGCAATTCAATGTAAAAATCACAAACGAAGACGGCTCAATAAACAGGCGTGCGATTGGCAATATTGTCTTTGCCCGCCCGGAGCTTTTAGCAAAACAAGAAGAAATCGTATATCCTATCATCACAAAAATGGCGGAAGATTTTATCTCTGCACACGGCAAAGTCATCATAAACGCAACTGTTTTGTACAAAACGCCAATTTTATTAGACAGATGTCAGGCAATCGTATACATAAAATCTCCGGTTTTTAAACGGATTTTCCGAATCAGACGCCGCGACAACCTTCCATATAACCAGATATTTAAACGCCTAAAATCTCAAAGGAATCTTTTGAGCAAATATAAGATAACGGGAAAGCAAATAATTGTCATAAAAAACTAA
- a CDS encoding VWA domain-containing protein: MKNKISDRSREFSQEALQRIEEIQSKYKSCPVYEKLTKEENDALLFNIIQLGNAVAATNYKKFSFYSDAVKYARNDTAHSTKNNPAAINEIYKNVFSWLHSAKKELSENIEKSYSQNKDIRREEKFGTAFSTEEKRKSFVDSVQSSYHNGQFHPSFTDSKENALSKAALSVLNPTDSLQQELLNFAKSQTSLEESIKKDIVEWTEKTNKILEKENPFVDETVFNQQIDPVFPKDLQIGIKKYISGYNKIQSVKTYKPNIDLDFYQNSFEENISTEKKKKSEKAIAEENQILSRNLKAEMQKELIRRKTDWELAQIEKQRKILLKELYEKIEKFKKIFERLKSFTKNFGRLWDLAQGELNDNGFDILEKYAELLQDDEELTALAEMIGRHHQEEQEFHKELRAKIVVETVYNPEPAYKGEIAGLRLSDSLLDALPSELALYNNPSTRQIFKMKYAQKQLLSYSYTRNIEYKKTHEELEEVEVGETIEHKGPMIICVDTSGSMQGTPERVAKTVAFALAQKSLEEERGCYLISFSTGIETMDLSSFNSTDGITNLVKFLRMSFNGGTDANPALNHSVKLLEEKEWKNADVLMISDFVMGKLGVELEGKIKVQQEQKCRFFSLAVTSGGNNEVISTFDKNWIYDTSSKDSSKKLIRQIEEMDNV, translated from the coding sequence ATGAAAAATAAAATTTCTGATCGTTCTCGCGAGTTTTCACAGGAAGCTTTGCAACGCATTGAAGAAATTCAATCAAAATATAAGTCTTGTCCTGTATATGAAAAACTCACAAAAGAAGAAAATGATGCGCTTCTCTTCAATATAATTCAACTTGGGAACGCAGTTGCAGCGACAAATTACAAGAAATTTTCTTTCTATAGTGATGCGGTAAAATACGCAAGAAATGATACTGCACATTCTACAAAAAATAATCCGGCTGCTATTAATGAAATATATAAGAACGTATTTAGCTGGTTACATAGTGCTAAAAAAGAGCTTTCTGAAAACATTGAAAAATCATATTCGCAAAATAAGGATATTCGCAGAGAAGAAAAATTCGGAACTGCATTCAGCACGGAAGAAAAGAGAAAAAGTTTTGTCGATTCCGTTCAAAGTTCATATCACAATGGACAGTTTCACCCTAGTTTTACAGATTCAAAAGAAAATGCTTTGAGTAAAGCCGCTCTTTCCGTATTAAATCCCACTGACTCTTTACAACAAGAGTTGCTTAATTTTGCAAAATCTCAAACTTCACTAGAAGAATCAATAAAAAAAGATATTGTTGAATGGACGGAAAAGACAAATAAAATTCTGGAAAAAGAAAATCCTTTTGTCGACGAAACTGTTTTTAATCAGCAAATTGATCCTGTTTTTCCTAAAGATTTACAAATAGGAATCAAAAAATATATTTCTGGCTACAATAAAATTCAATCGGTAAAAACTTATAAACCGAATATTGATTTAGATTTTTACCAAAATTCATTTGAAGAAAATATATCTACTGAAAAAAAGAAAAAGTCGGAAAAAGCGATTGCAGAAGAAAATCAAATTCTTTCCCGTAATTTAAAAGCGGAAATGCAAAAAGAACTTATTCGTAGAAAAACCGATTGGGAGCTTGCACAAATTGAAAAGCAACGAAAAATATTGTTGAAAGAACTTTATGAAAAAATCGAAAAATTTAAGAAGATTTTTGAGCGGTTAAAATCATTTACAAAGAATTTCGGACGACTTTGGGACTTAGCACAAGGAGAATTAAATGACAATGGTTTTGATATTCTTGAGAAGTATGCGGAACTTTTACAAGATGATGAAGAATTGACTGCACTTGCTGAAATGATTGGTCGTCACCATCAGGAGGAACAGGAATTTCATAAGGAATTACGTGCTAAAATTGTGGTAGAAACTGTTTATAATCCTGAACCGGCCTATAAAGGAGAAATTGCAGGGCTAAGACTTTCCGATTCTTTGTTGGATGCATTACCATCGGAACTGGCATTATACAATAATCCCTCAACACGTCAAATATTTAAAATGAAATATGCTCAAAAACAACTTTTATCATATTCTTATACCAGAAATATTGAATATAAAAAAACACATGAGGAACTTGAAGAAGTTGAAGTTGGAGAAACAATAGAGCATAAAGGACCGATGATTATTTGCGTTGACACATCCGGCTCTATGCAAGGGACTCCGGAAAGAGTTGCAAAAACAGTAGCTTTTGCATTAGCACAAAAATCGCTTGAAGAAGAACGGGGGTGTTATTTAATTTCTTTTTCTACGGGAATTGAAACAATGGATTTAAGTTCTTTTAATTCTACAGATGGCATAACAAATCTTGTAAAATTTCTTCGTATGAGTTTTAACGGCGGTACAGACGCAAATCCTGCACTTAATCATTCTGTAAAACTGCTTGAAGAAAAAGAATGGAAAAATGCCGATGTTCTAATGATTTCAGACTTTGTGATGGGGAAATTAGGTGTCGAATTGGAAGGAAAAATAAAAGTACAACAGGAACAGAAATGCCGTTTCTTTAGTCTTGCAGTAACAAGTGGTGGAAATAATGAAGTAATTTCTACATTTGATAAAAACTGGATTTATGATACAAGTTCTAAAGATTCAAGTAAAAAATTAATACGACAGATTGAAGAAATGGATAACGTCTAA